A single region of the Streptomyces sp. NBC_00425 genome encodes:
- a CDS encoding glycoside hydrolase family 65 protein, with the protein MITDRSYTVEPWCVRETQLNLDVLAQSESVFALSNGHVGWRGNLDEGEPHGLPGSYLNGVHELHPLPYAEAGYGYPESGQTVINVTNGKILRLLVDDEPFDLRYGRLVAHERVLDLRRGVLERTCEWTSPAGSTVRVRSTRLVSLAQRAVAAVAYEVEAVGSRSRVVIQSELVANESLPDPDGDPRAARALKSPLEPEEDVATGRRLRLVHRTKRSGLRVAVAADHEVSGPERTTLSSESNVDVARLTVTSVLEPGQRLRVEKLVAHGWSGVRSRPAMSDQVEAALAAAGHSGWAGLLDEQRAYLDDFWTRADVEVDGDEEIQQAVRFALFHVLQAGARAEQRAIPAKGLTGSGYDGHAFWDTETFVLPLLTYTAPVAVAEALRWRQNTLPAARERAAQLGLRGAAFPWRTIEGSEGSAYWPAGTAAFHVNADIADAVVRYVAATGDHDFERTTGVELLIETARLWRALGHHDAHGHFHIDGVTGPDEYSAVADDNVYTNLMARANLLAAADAVERHPQEAARLGVDDEESAAWRDAAEAMSVPYNHDLGVHEQHAGFTRYQHWDFDGTRPDQYPLLLHFPYFDLYRKQVVKQADLVLAMYTCDSHFDDEQLARNFAYYEPLTVRDSSLSACCQAVIAAQAGHLRLAYEYTAEAALMDLADLEHNTRDGLHIASLAGTWTALVAGFGGLRRDADTLRFAPRLPERFSRLAFSVQVLGRCLRVEIGPEKTAYTLLSGEPLTIRHHGEPVHVNGDGPVVRPAPPVPARPAPRQPTHRGPNFR; encoded by the coding sequence GTGATCACCGACCGGTCCTACACCGTCGAGCCGTGGTGCGTGCGCGAGACGCAACTCAACCTGGACGTCCTGGCCCAGAGCGAGTCCGTGTTCGCGCTCTCCAACGGGCACGTCGGCTGGCGCGGCAACCTCGACGAGGGCGAGCCGCACGGCCTGCCCGGCTCCTACCTCAACGGCGTGCACGAGCTGCACCCCCTGCCCTACGCCGAGGCGGGCTACGGCTACCCCGAGTCCGGGCAGACGGTCATCAACGTCACCAACGGCAAGATCCTGCGGCTGCTGGTCGACGACGAGCCCTTCGACCTGCGCTACGGCCGGCTCGTCGCGCACGAGCGGGTGCTCGACCTGCGGCGCGGCGTGCTGGAGCGCACCTGCGAATGGACCTCGCCGGCCGGCTCCACGGTCCGGGTGCGCTCGACCCGGCTGGTGTCGCTCGCCCAGCGGGCCGTCGCCGCCGTCGCCTACGAGGTGGAGGCCGTCGGCAGCCGCTCCCGGGTGGTGATCCAGTCCGAGCTGGTCGCGAACGAGAGCCTGCCCGACCCCGACGGAGACCCGCGCGCGGCCCGCGCCCTGAAGTCGCCGCTGGAACCCGAGGAGGACGTCGCGACGGGCCGCCGGCTGCGCCTGGTCCACCGCACGAAGCGCAGCGGGCTGCGCGTCGCCGTGGCCGCCGACCACGAGGTGAGCGGCCCCGAACGGACCACCCTCAGCAGCGAGAGCAACGTCGACGTGGCCCGGCTCACCGTCACCTCCGTGCTGGAGCCCGGCCAGCGGCTGCGGGTGGAGAAGCTCGTCGCCCACGGCTGGTCCGGCGTCCGCTCCCGGCCCGCGATGAGCGATCAGGTGGAGGCCGCCCTCGCCGCCGCCGGGCACAGCGGCTGGGCGGGCCTCCTCGACGAACAGCGCGCCTACCTGGACGACTTCTGGACCCGCGCCGACGTCGAGGTGGACGGCGACGAGGAGATCCAGCAGGCCGTCCGCTTCGCCCTCTTCCACGTCCTGCAGGCCGGCGCCCGCGCCGAGCAGCGCGCCATCCCGGCCAAGGGGCTGACCGGCTCCGGCTACGACGGCCACGCCTTCTGGGACACCGAGACGTTCGTGCTGCCCCTGCTCACCTACACGGCGCCCGTGGCGGTCGCCGAGGCCCTGCGCTGGCGGCAGAACACGCTCCCCGCGGCCCGGGAGCGCGCGGCCCAGCTCGGGCTGCGCGGCGCCGCGTTCCCCTGGCGGACCATCGAGGGGTCCGAGGGCTCGGCCTACTGGCCGGCCGGGACGGCGGCCTTCCACGTCAACGCCGACATCGCCGACGCCGTGGTGCGGTACGTGGCGGCCACGGGCGACCACGACTTCGAACGGACCACGGGCGTCGAGCTGCTCATCGAGACGGCCCGGCTGTGGCGTGCGCTCGGCCACCACGACGCGCACGGCCACTTCCACATCGACGGGGTCACCGGCCCCGACGAGTACAGCGCGGTGGCCGACGACAACGTGTACACCAACCTCATGGCCAGGGCGAACCTCCTCGCCGCCGCCGACGCCGTCGAACGCCATCCGCAGGAGGCCGCCCGGCTGGGCGTCGACGACGAGGAGAGCGCGGCCTGGCGGGACGCCGCCGAGGCGATGTCCGTGCCCTACAACCACGATCTCGGCGTCCACGAACAGCACGCCGGCTTCACCCGCTACCAGCACTGGGACTTCGACGGCACCCGCCCCGACCAGTACCCCCTGCTCCTGCACTTCCCCTACTTCGACCTCTACCGCAAGCAGGTGGTCAAACAGGCCGACCTGGTCCTGGCGATGTACACCTGCGACAGTCACTTCGACGACGAGCAGCTCGCCCGCAACTTCGCCTACTACGAGCCGCTGACCGTCCGCGACTCCTCGCTCTCCGCCTGCTGCCAGGCGGTCATCGCAGCCCAGGCCGGACATCTGCGGCTGGCCTACGAGTACACGGCCGAGGCCGCGCTGATGGACCTGGCCGACCTCGAGCACAACACGCGGGACGGACTGCACATCGCGTCCCTGGCCGGCACCTGGACGGCCCTGGTCGCCGGGTTCGGGGGACTGCGCAGGGACGCGGACACCCTGCGGTTCGCGCCCCGGCTGCCGGAGCGGTTCAGCCGCCTCGCCTTCAGCGTGCAGGTGCTCGGCCGCTGCCTGCGGGTGGAGATCGGCCCGGAGAAGACCGCGTACACCCTGCTGTCCGGGGAGCCGCTGACGATCCGCCATCACGGGGAGCCCGTGCACGTCAACGGGGACGGCCCCGTCGTGCGCCCGGCGCCGCCGGTCCCGGCGCGTCCGGCGCCCCGCCAGCCGACGCACCGGGGCCCCAACTTTCGCTGA
- a CDS encoding APC family permease, with the protein MSNSTGRGLQANVLSTFDTVVMAVAGSAPAYSIAATTAVLAGAVGLAGPAALLYCAIPMLGIALAFSRLSRIDVNAGASYSWVGRTLHPFLGFISGWALVISATIFMVAGSLPAGSMTLALFDEDLAANTALSTVVGAAWFLVMLAVVLGGARLTVRAQLIMSGVELTILALFALLCLFHTDNSLPFDWSWFGFGHFDGVSGFAAGALVAAFYYWGWDVTSNLSEETRNSRRTTGLAGLIGVGVVFLLFEVFTVAVNIVLSSQQIDDNGANVLAALGEQVWPGWGGKLLIVAVMLSTVATLETTLIQVTRSLFAMGRDRTMPSALGRVHRTWNTPWVAIVVVGGVALVLFVASNALGSVGDILADAISAIGLQIAVYYGLAGLAAVVAYRKTLLRSPSDFVLGGLWPMFGSVFMFWVFAESLGELAPTAIAIGIGGLAVGLVPMLWYWRQGSEYYRPARLDAARTVETDYVPEGRPDGQPVVHEGLSTDF; encoded by the coding sequence ATGAGCAACAGCACCGGAAGAGGGCTTCAGGCGAATGTGCTGAGCACCTTCGACACGGTGGTGATGGCGGTCGCGGGCAGTGCCCCCGCCTACTCCATCGCCGCCACTACGGCGGTCCTGGCGGGCGCCGTGGGTCTGGCCGGCCCGGCGGCCCTGCTGTACTGCGCGATACCCATGCTGGGCATCGCGCTGGCGTTCAGCCGCCTCAGCCGGATCGACGTCAACGCGGGCGCCAGTTACTCCTGGGTGGGCCGCACGCTCCACCCCTTCCTCGGCTTCATCAGCGGCTGGGCGCTGGTGATCTCGGCGACCATCTTCATGGTGGCGGGGTCGCTGCCGGCCGGGTCGATGACGCTCGCCCTGTTCGACGAGGACCTCGCCGCGAACACCGCGCTGTCCACCGTGGTCGGCGCCGCCTGGTTCCTGGTGATGTTGGCGGTGGTGCTGGGCGGGGCCCGGCTCACCGTCCGCGCACAGCTGATCATGTCGGGGGTCGAGCTGACGATCCTGGCGCTGTTCGCGCTGCTCTGCCTGTTCCACACGGACAACTCCCTGCCGTTCGACTGGTCCTGGTTCGGCTTCGGCCACTTCGACGGCGTCTCCGGCTTCGCCGCGGGCGCGTTGGTCGCCGCGTTCTACTACTGGGGCTGGGACGTCACCAGCAACCTCAGCGAGGAGACCCGCAACAGCCGCCGCACGACCGGTCTGGCGGGACTGATCGGCGTGGGCGTCGTCTTCCTCCTCTTCGAGGTCTTCACCGTCGCGGTGAACATCGTCCTCAGCTCCCAGCAGATCGACGACAACGGCGCGAACGTGCTGGCCGCGCTGGGGGAACAGGTGTGGCCGGGCTGGGGCGGCAAACTGCTGATCGTGGCCGTGATGCTGTCCACGGTCGCCACGTTGGAGACGACCCTGATCCAGGTGACGCGCTCGCTGTTCGCGATGGGCCGCGACCGTACGATGCCGTCCGCGCTGGGCCGGGTGCACCGCACCTGGAACACGCCCTGGGTCGCGATCGTGGTGGTGGGCGGGGTGGCGCTGGTGCTGTTCGTCGCCTCCAACGCGCTGGGCTCGGTGGGCGACATCCTCGCCGACGCGATCTCGGCCATCGGCCTGCAGATCGCCGTCTACTACGGCCTCGCGGGTCTGGCGGCCGTCGTCGCGTACCGCAAGACCCTGCTGAGGTCGCCGTCGGACTTCGTCCTCGGCGGACTGTGGCCGATGTTCGGTTCCGTGTTCATGTTCTGGGTGTTCGCGGAGTCGCTCGGCGAACTGGCGCCCACCGCGATCGCCATCGGCATCGGGGGTCTCGCCGTGGGGCTCGTGCCGATGCTCTGGTACTGGCGGCAGGGCAGTGAGTACTACCGGCCCGCCCGGCTGGACGCCGCACGGACCGTCGAGACCGACTACGTGCCCGAGGGGCGGCCGGACGGGCAACCGGTCGTCCACGAGGGCCTCTCCACCGACTTCTGA